A genomic region of Arachis hypogaea cultivar Tifrunner chromosome 5, arahy.Tifrunner.gnm2.J5K5, whole genome shotgun sequence contains the following coding sequences:
- the LOC112802710 gene encoding uncharacterized protein, whose translation MANFECDGWRQYATPCGGGVGLQWLVSPAFSHGSSICFRMRFFAAVPFALPSDKRQFRLRFLQINGSSIYASFRQFAPDLSLNPSSLLLSQPNVFQRKSWSPLREINAAPAHPSPPSIHIYSRVEPFNSSGNHTKRRKRKKKWRLLEEEEEENVNGIIIICVHHHQEEREGPSRELLPEAKEGTLPLFLYDFLSVLLVEVTEFPKNCHLQGVPDSRKQESKNCVLEHQKRKNDNEKVTDRNIAEKEGPKYYVIIYMLKLNFFCINIVM comes from the exons ATGGCGAACTTTGAGTGCGACGGATGGCGGCAGTATGCCACTCCTTGCGGCGGTGGTGTAGGCTTACAGTGGTTGG TTTCGCCTGCGTTCTCTcatggcagttccatctgc ttccgtATGCGTTTCTTTGCGGCAGTTCCGTTTgcacttccttcagacaagcggcagttccgtctgcgcttccttcaaatTAACGGCAGTTCCATCTACGCTTCCTTCCGGCAGTTCGCACCC GATCTCTCATTAAATCCATCTTCCCTTCTCCTCTCACAACCAAACGTGTTTCAGAGGAAATCATGGTCACCACTTCGTGAAATCAATGCAGCACCAGCTCATCCTTCTCCACcttctatacatatatatagcaGAGTCGAGCCTTTCAATTCCTCTGGAAACCAcacaaagagaagaaaaaggaagaaaaagtggCGATTGctcgaggaagaggaggaggaaaacgTCAACGGGATCATCATCATCTGCGTACATCAccatcaagaagaaagagaagggcCATCAAGGGAGTTGCTACCCGAAGCCAAAGAAGGAACCCTACCCCTTTTCCTTTATGATTTCCTTagtgttcttcttgttga AGTAACTGAATTTCCCAAGAACTGCCACCTACAAGG GGTTCCTGATTCAAGAAAACAAGAGAGCAAGAATTGTGTTCTTGAGCATCAAAAGAG AAAAAATGACAATGAAAAAGTTACTGACAGGAACATTGCAGAAAAGGAAGGACCCAAATATTATGTAATCATATATATGttaaaactcaattttttttgtataaatatagttaTGTAA
- the LOC112802711 gene encoding CRS2-associated factor 2, mitochondrial isoform X1, whose product MWSHLPFSLKTCHFQLSFRCFLTRCIHENIYDPPFSPSRKPHHKVNEKNKKQKKTKNNNDPDKIAAPKLPLKSELPFDFRYSYSETNSSVTPISFRESPKFSPFGPGRLDRKWTGTCAPVQEEVNRTRLEEERNRVLGEPLTEDEVAELVERYRHSDCARQINLGKGGVTHNMLDDIHNHWKKAEAVRIKCLGVPTLDMDKICFHLEDKSGGKVIYRNINILLLYRGRNYDPKNHPVIPLMLWKPYAPIYPRLVMSVIEGLTYERTKEMRKKGLDLDPLMKLTRNGVYVNVVERVREAFKTQEVVRLDCRHVGMSDCKKIGVKLRDLVPCVPILFKDEQIILWRGKTDQEPAFQDHDVVSAV is encoded by the exons ATGTGGAGCCACCTGCCGTTTTCACTCAAAACGTGTCATTTTCAGCTCTCTTTCCGTTGCTTCCTCACTCGCTGTATCCACGAGAACATTTATGACCCGCCATTTTCACCCTCCAGGAAGCCACATCATAAAGTAAATGAGAAAAACaagaagcaaaagaaaacaaagaacaacAATGATCCTGATAAAATTGCTGCCCCGAAACTTCCCCTAAAATCAGAGCTTCCATTTGATTTCAGATACTCTTACTCAGAAACCAACTCTTCCGTGACACCCATCAGCTTCCGCGAATCACCGAAGTTCTCTCCGTTTGGACCTGGCCGGCTTGACCGGAAATGGACTGGGACGTGCGCACCAGTTCAGGAGGAAGTGAACCGGACAAGGCTAGAAGAGGAGCGGAACCGGGTCCTTGGAGAACCGCTCACGGAGGATGAGGTGGCGGAGCTCGTGGAACGATACCGTCACAGTGACTGTGCAAGGCAAATCAATTTGG GGAAGGGAGGAGTCACACACAACATGCTGGATGACATCCATAATCACTGGAAGAAAGCGGAAGCTGTCAGAATCAAGTGCTTGGGTGTGCCAACTCTTGACATGGACAAAATTTGTTTCCACCTCGAG GACAAGTCTGGTGGAAAAGTCATCTACCGAAACATCAATATTTTGTTGTTGTATAGAGGTCGAAATTATGATCCCAAGAACCACCCTGTTATTCCTCTCATGCTGTGGAAGCCCTATGCACCAATATATCCAAGGCTTGTGATGAGTGTCATTGAGGGTTTGACGTATGAAAGAACGAAGGAAATGAGAAAGAAGGGGTTGGACTTAGACCCCCTGATGAAACTCA CTAGAAATGGTGTATATGTGAATGTAGTGGAGAGAGTGAGAGAAGCTTTCAAGACTCAGGAGGTTGTGAGACTGGACTGCAGGCATGTTGGAATGAGTGACTGCAAAAAGATTGGAGTTAAGCTAAGG GATTTGGTGCCGTGTGTCCCAATCTTGTTCAAGGATGAACAGATAATCCTCTGGAGAGGAAAAACAGACCAAGAACCTGCTTTTCAGGACCACGATGTAGTGTCTGCAGTGTAA
- the LOC112802711 gene encoding CRS2-associated factor 2, mitochondrial isoform X2, with the protein MTRHFHPPGSHIIKYSYSETNSSVTPISFRESPKFSPFGPGRLDRKWTGTCAPVQEEVNRTRLEEERNRVLGEPLTEDEVAELVERYRHSDCARQINLGKGGVTHNMLDDIHNHWKKAEAVRIKCLGVPTLDMDKICFHLEDKSGGKVIYRNINILLLYRGRNYDPKNHPVIPLMLWKPYAPIYPRLVMSVIEGLTYERTKEMRKKGLDLDPLMKLTRNGVYVNVVERVREAFKTQEVVRLDCRHVGMSDCKKIGVKLRDLVPCVPILFKDEQIILWRGKTDQEPAFQDHDVVSAV; encoded by the exons ATGACCCGCCATTTTCACCCTCCAGGAAGCCACATCATAAA ATACTCTTACTCAGAAACCAACTCTTCCGTGACACCCATCAGCTTCCGCGAATCACCGAAGTTCTCTCCGTTTGGACCTGGCCGGCTTGACCGGAAATGGACTGGGACGTGCGCACCAGTTCAGGAGGAAGTGAACCGGACAAGGCTAGAAGAGGAGCGGAACCGGGTCCTTGGAGAACCGCTCACGGAGGATGAGGTGGCGGAGCTCGTGGAACGATACCGTCACAGTGACTGTGCAAGGCAAATCAATTTGG GGAAGGGAGGAGTCACACACAACATGCTGGATGACATCCATAATCACTGGAAGAAAGCGGAAGCTGTCAGAATCAAGTGCTTGGGTGTGCCAACTCTTGACATGGACAAAATTTGTTTCCACCTCGAG GACAAGTCTGGTGGAAAAGTCATCTACCGAAACATCAATATTTTGTTGTTGTATAGAGGTCGAAATTATGATCCCAAGAACCACCCTGTTATTCCTCTCATGCTGTGGAAGCCCTATGCACCAATATATCCAAGGCTTGTGATGAGTGTCATTGAGGGTTTGACGTATGAAAGAACGAAGGAAATGAGAAAGAAGGGGTTGGACTTAGACCCCCTGATGAAACTCA CTAGAAATGGTGTATATGTGAATGTAGTGGAGAGAGTGAGAGAAGCTTTCAAGACTCAGGAGGTTGTGAGACTGGACTGCAGGCATGTTGGAATGAGTGACTGCAAAAAGATTGGAGTTAAGCTAAGG GATTTGGTGCCGTGTGTCCCAATCTTGTTCAAGGATGAACAGATAATCCTCTGGAGAGGAAAAACAGACCAAGAACCTGCTTTTCAGGACCACGATGTAGTGTCTGCAGTGTAA